From Qipengyuania soli:
AGGACACCGGCCCATCCGCCGCTCCGACCAGCGCACCCTGGTCCGGCCAGGTAGCCTCGTCGGGTCGCCAGCTACGCCCCTGCGTCCAGGCATAGGCTGCTCCGACCAGCGCCACCAGCAGCAGGAAGAACGCCATCAAGGCCGAGCGCGAGACTTGCCGTGGCCGCGTGGCCTTGCGCTTCCTCGTCGATTTGCGTGCCATGAAATGCGCCCCTTCAGCCCTTGATATGCAGGACGCAAATGAGTGTGAAAAGGCGGCGCGCGGTTGCGAAGTCGGTTTCGACCTTGTCTTCGAGCCGCTCCAGCAGGAGTTCCGCGGCGCGGTTGTGAACCCCACGGCGGGCCATGTCGATCGTCTCGATCTCCATCGGAGTCGCCTTGCGGATGGCCTGGTAATAGCTGTCGCAGATGGCGAAATACTCGCGGATCGGGCGCCGGAAACGGGCCAGGCCGAGGAGCAGTTCTTCCAGCAACCGGTCTTCGGTATCGGAGATCGTCATCAGCAGGCGGCCGTCGCGCACCGCCAGGCGAAGGTTATATGGCCCGGTCTCCCCACGCTCGACTGAACGCAACGGCTTGAAGGTATTCTCCTCGATCAGGTCGAAGATGGCGATGCGCCGTTCCTGTTCGATATCGGCATTGCGCCAGATGATCGTCTCCTCATCGAGCTCGATATGCGCGATCCGATGGTCGCCGGAGGAGTTTGTTGAATCGGTCATGCCTTCAGGCTGCTTTCGCAAGATAGGCGGGGTGCGGCAAGGGCTTGGCGCAGTGTCCCCACTATCCACAGGCGACGATTGAAAAATAGCGTGCCAAATCGCTTGTCACTGGCACGCCGCGCCATGCATTGGGAGTGGATGGCCGACACCGATCTTCTCTTCCCCGCCGATGATTCGACTGCAGACAAGGCGGCGAAAGGCGTACAGCTGCCCGCCAACCTCGAGGCGGAAGCGGCCTATCTCGGTGCGGTGCTGATCGACAACCGGGTGATCGAGGAACTGACCACCCCGCTGATGGTCGAGCATTTCCACGAGCCGGTCCACCAGCGCATCTACGAGCGCATCCTCAAGCTGATCGAGCGCAATTCGGTGGCGACGCCGGTGACGCTCAAGCCCTATTTCGAGAGCGACGAGGCGCTCAAGCAGCTCGGCGGGACGACCTATCTCGCGCAGCTGACCGCCGACGGCCAGGGCCTGCTGCACCCGCGCGAACTGGCCGAACAGATTTACGACCTCGCCCTGCTGCGCCAGCTGGTGACGGTGGGCCGCAACCTCGTCGAGGGCGCACTCGACACTTCGGACGAGGTCGAACCGCTCAAGAAGATCGAGCAGGCAGAAGCCGATCTCTACCGCGTCGCCGAAGGGGCGACGACGGGCAGCGAGGCGCAGAGTTTCCGCACCGCGGCCTTCGGCGCGCTACAGGTGGTCCAGGCTGCGATGAATTCGGGCGGGCGCTTTTCGGGCAAGACCACCGGCCTCGACACGATCAACGACAAGACCAGCGGCCTGCACAATTCCGACCTCGTGATCCTCGCGGGGCGTCCGGCGATGGGCAAGACCTCGCTGGCGACCAACATCGCCTTCAACGCTGCCTCACGCCTGATGCGCGACCTGCGCGACGGGATCGACCGCGCGGATTCGCCCGGGGCAGGCGTTGCGTTTTTCAGCCTCGAAATGAGCGCCGACCAGCTGGCAACGCGTATCCTTGCCGAACAGGCGGAGATTTCGAGCGAGAAGCTGCGTTCTGGCAAGCTGTCGCGCGACGAATTCCAGCGCCTGTCCTTCGCCAGCCAGGAACTGACCGACCTCCCGCTTTACATCGACGACACGCCGGCCCTAACCATCGGCGCACTGCGCACCCGCGCGCGGCGGTTGAAGCGGCGGCATGATATCGGCCTCGTCGTGGTCGACTACCTTCAGCTGCTGCAGGGGTCGGGTCGCGCAAGCGACAATCGCGTCAACGAAATCTCCGAGATCAGCCGCGGATTGAAAACGCTGGCCAAGGAGCTTCATGTTCCGGTTATCGCGCTGTCCCAGCTGTCACGTCAGGTCGAGAGCCGCGAAGACAAGCGGCCCCAGCTTTCCGACCTGCGCGAATCCGGCTCGATCGAGCAGGACGCGGACATGGTATGGTTCATCTACCGAGCGGAATACTACCACAACGCGCTGAAGCCCGACACGCCGGACGAAACCTCGTCGGAAGACGTGCGGATGAAATATGCCGAGTGGGAGGCCAAGCATCTCGAACTGGTCAACAAGGCCACGCTGATTGTTGCCAAGCAGCGCCATGGTTCGACCGGCAACGTGCCCCTGCTGTTCCACAGCGAGTATACCAAGTTCAGCAGCCCCGATATCCGCTACACGGACGACTACGAATAGGTCAGATGCCCAGGTTCAGCCTGCGCGTCACCGTGTAGTCGATTACCGAGACCAGCACCCAGCCCATCCACCAGCGCACGCGGTTGAACACGGTGCGCCGCTGGCGATGCAGTTCAGGGGTGATCTCCTCCGACGCGGCAATCTGGCGTCCGATATATTCGCGCAGCGTGTCGGCGAGCACGCGGTCCTCGATCCGCAGCATGATCTCGAGGTTGAGATAAAGGCTGCGCATGTCGAAATTGGCGCTGCCCATGTAAACCGCGTCGTCGAGCACCAGCAGCTTCGTGTGCAGCTTGCACGGGCTGAACTCCCAGATCTTCGCCCCACGCTTGAGCAGGTAGGAGTAGAGCGAGCGCGTCGCTCCAAGCGTTGCGCCATTGTCGCTCTTGGCCGCCATCAGCAGGCGGGTATGGCCCTTGCGTGCCACCCGCGCGATGCGCCGAAGGAGTGTGTAGGGCGGCGAAAAGTAGGCCATGAAGATGTCGAGCTTCTCGCCATCGACGAGATCACGGGTGACGCTGCGTGCCCAACTCGACAGACCTCGTGTCGGTCCACCGACCAGCCAGCGCGCATGGCCTTCGGGCGCGGTCCACTCCCACTTGCCGACCGTTTCGCGAATGGCGCGGAAATGGGCATCCTTATCGTCGGTCCAGTCGGCGAGGCGCTCGAACCAGTCGGTAAGGCCTCCCACCGCATCGCCCTCGATCCCGATGGCGAGGTCGTTCCAGCCGTTCTCTTCCGGCGGGGCGAAATAGCTATCCTCGATGTTGAACCCGCCGAACAGCGCACGCTTGCCGTCGGCGATGACCATCTTCTGGTGGTTGCGGATGAGGTATCTCAGGCCGATCCGCGGCGAGAAGCAGAAGAACCGCCCGCCTGCATCGACCAGCGGCTGGAGGAAGGCGTCGGATGCGGAAGCCCCGAAACGGTCGATGATCAGCGTCACTGCGACGCCACGCCTCGCGGCTGCGGCCAGCGCATCACGCAGTTCCGCGCTCACCCGGTCCTCGGCGAAGATGTAGAAGCAGATGTCGAGCCGCTCCTTGGCTGAGGCGACGATTTCCATCAACGCTTCGCGCCGGTCCGCTCCTGCCGGATAGAAGGTGAGCGACTGGCCCTGCGCCTCGACCGCGAAGGGTGGCGGGTCGGCATAAGGTGCAGTTGCGGGCGTGGTCTCGCTCTCTCCCATCGGTGCGAGCATTAGCGCCCCCGCGCTGCGGCGCAAATCCTTGACTGTCCGGCCCACAAAACCTATGTCGCCGCCTTTCCCGGATTCTCTAGAATATATCGGAGTGCCCAATGGCGCGCGTTACCGTCGAAGATTGCGTAGACAAGGTCCCCAACCGTTTCGATCTCGTGCTGCTGGCTGCCCAGCGCGCGCGTGAGATTTCGGGCGGTGCGGAACTGACCGTCGATCGCGACCGCGACAAGAACCCGGTCGTCGCGCTGCGCGAAATCGCCGAGCAGACGATCAAGCCCAAGGATCTTCAGGAAGCCGCCGTCACCAACCTGCAGAAGATCCTGCCGGACGACGACGACGAGATGGATGAAGTCGGCTCGCTGAGCCAGTCGGCCGAAGCCCTGCGCATTACCGCATCGGCTCCGACCCGTTCGACCTCGATCGGCGGCGACTACGACGGCTGATCCGTTTGCCATCGGCAGATCAATGAAGACCCGCCCCTCACCGGGCGGGTTTTTCATTTCCGGCCAGGCTATTTTCGAAACGGAAGCAACAGGGTCCAGCCAAGCCTGTGCGGCCGCACGTCCTGGTATTCGTCCAGTCCGATGGTGATCGCATCCGGTCCTGAAGCAGCGCGGTCGGTATAGGTCCCGAAGAGGCGATCCCAGCCAGACAGCAGTGTTCCATAATTGCTGTCGGTCTCGCGCTGGAGCGCCGAATGGTGGATGCGGTGCATTCCGGGTGTGACGAGAACTGTCCGAGCCGAACCTTCCACTGCCTTGGGCAGTGCGAAGTTCGCATGGGTGAACAGCGTCGCGATGTTGAACACCGTCTCGAAGACGAAGACCCCCAGCGCCGGCAAACCCAGCGCAACGACAACGGCCATCTTGTAGAGCATCGACGCGACGATCTCCAATGGGTGGAATCGTGCCGCCGTGGTGACATCGAATTGCGGATCGGAATGGTGGACCTTGTGCAGCCGCCACAACAGCGGGACGCGATGGGTCGCTCGGTGCTGCCAGTAGAGCGCCATGTCCAGCGCGATGACGGCCATGGCGATACCGGCCCAATCCGGCAATCCAACAAGGTTCAGAAGACCCCAGCCCCGCTCCGCCGCAAGAGCAGCGGCGCCGACCATCAGGAGTGGTACCAGCAATCTGACTGCAATCGTGTCGATTGCGAACAAGGCAAGGTTGGTGACCCAGCGATGCCCGCGAACTGTCGGGCGCGCCGGCGAGACGAATTCGATCGCGGCGAAGATACCAAAAACACCCGCCATTGCGAGGAACGCGAGCAATTGGGCTGTGTCGTCCGGCGCGGCCATGACGCCTTGTCGCAAGCATGCGGAAGAACGGCAAGCTGGCGATTGCCTCCCAAATCGCGCATTCTATATGGCGGGGCCTCACACGGGGGACGCAATGAGCGATTTTGGCGAAGCACTGGGCACAGCGATTGAAGGCGGGCTGTTTTCGAAAGCAGTCTCGCGAAAGGAGGGCGGCTCTCCCGGCGAACCCGCGCTCGAGAAGGGCCATTTTGCCGAGGGCAGCTGCCTCAATTGCGGGACACAGCTAATCGGCGCGCATTGCCACGAATGCGGGCAGAAGGCCCATCTCCACCGAACCATGGGCGCCTTCATGCACGACCTGCTCCACGGCGCACTGCATTTCGAAGGCAAGACGTGGAAAACGCTGCCCATGCTCTTCTTCAAGCCGGGCGAACTGACCCGCCGCTATGTCGAGGGCGAAAGGGCGCGCTTCGTTTCACCGATGGCGTTGTTCCTCTTTTCGATCTTCCTTATGTTCGCCGTGTTCCAGGCAGTGGGCCTGTCTGCGCCGACCGAAATTCACACGTCGGATGCGCTGAAGGCCGATCTCGAACACGTCTATACCGAAGCGAAGACCAAGACCGTCGAGCAGCGGGAGCGGGTGGCCAAGATGGCTCCGGACAACGAACGTTATGCCGACGCCAAGGCCCGCCTCGACAAGTACGAGGAAGAGCTGGCCGATCTGGAGAAAGCCCGGTCGCTGGTAGTCGATACAAAGGTCGCGTCCGGGGTAAAGGTCAACGGTATCGGCGTGCCGTGGATCGATAAGGGGCTGGAGAAATGGAAATCAAACCCCGGCCTCATGCTCTACAAGCTGCAGAGCAACAGTTACAAATTCAGTTGGTTGCTGATCCCGCTGTCCATTCCCTTCATGTCACTGCTATTCCTGTGGCGCCGAAAGTACCGCGCCTATGACCACGCGATCTTTGTGACCTATTCGATCGCGTTCATGTCTTTGCTCTTCATCATTATCTCGGTCCTGGTGAAGATGGGAGCACCTGAATGGACCTGGGGCATACTCGTTGGCTTTGTGCCGCCGCTGCACATCTACAAGCAGTTGCGCGGAGCCTACGGCCTCTCCCGCTTCTCGGCGTTCTGGCGCCTGTGCGTACTGAGCATATTCGTGATGATCGTGCTTTCGCTGTTCCTGCAGCTACTGCTGGTCATCGGAGTATTCTGAGCGACAACGAAAAAGGGGCGCCCGCGAGGACGCCCCTTTCCATCGTTTGGGTACTGGATCAGGCCCCTTGGGGGGTGCCCTCGCCACCGAACTTGCGCCCGGCCTTGGGAACCGCGACTGCCGAGGCAGGCTTGACCGAAACCGGACCACGCGGGGCGTCGGGCCGGTCGATCTTGCCGTCCTTCATCAGCTGGTCGATTTCCTCGCCGGTCAGCGTTTCGTATTCGAGCAGCGCCTGGGCTAGCAGGTGGAGCTTGTCCTCCTGGCTCGACAGGATGTCCTGCGCGCGCTTCAATCCGCCTTCAACCAGGTCCTTGATCTCGGAATCGATCAGCTTGTTGGTGTCGGCACCGGCCATGGTCCGCTGGGTCGAACCCATGCCGAGGTAGCCTTCCTGGCTCGCCTCGTACTGGAGCGGGCCGAGCTTGTCGGACATGCCCCACTTGGTGACCATGTTGCGCGCCAGGTCGGTCGCGTACTGGATATCGCCCGACGCACCACTCGACACCTTGTCGTGCCCAAAGATGATTTCTTCGGCGACACGGCCACCCATCGCAACGGCCAGGTTCGCATGCATCTTATCACGGTGGTACGAGTAATTGTCGCGTTCCGGCAGACGCATGACCATGCCCAGCGCACGGCCGCGCGGAATGATGGTCGCCTTGTGGATGGGATCGGACGCGGGTTCGTTGATGCTGACGAGCGCGTGGCCGGCCTCGTGATAGGCGGTCATCTTCTTCTCGTCCTCGGTCATGACCATGGAGCGGCGCTCGGCGCCCATCATGACCTTGTCCTTGGCGTCCTCGAATTCCTGCATTGCGACGAGGCGCTTGTTGCGGCGCGCGGCCAACAGGGCAGCCTCGTTGACGAGGTTGGCAAGGTCGGCACCCGAGAAGCCCGGAGTGCCGCGCGCAATGGTACGCGGGTTCACGTCCGGCGCCAGCGGCACCTTCTTCATGTGCACGGCGAGGATCTTCTCGCGCCCGTCGATGTCGGGCACGGGGACCACGACCTGGCGATCGAAGCGGCCCGGACGCAGCAACGCGGGGTCGAGCACGTCGGGTCGGTTGGTCGCCGCGATGATGATGATGCCTTCGTTGGCCTCGAAACCGTCCATCTCGACCAGCAGCTGGTTCAGCGTCTGCTCGCGTTCGTCGTTCGAATTGCCGAGGCCGTGGCCACGGTGGCGGCCGACCGCGTCGATCTCGTCGATGAAGACGATGCAGGGCGCGTTCTTCTTGGCCTGTTCAAACATGTCGCGCACGCGGCTGGCGCCGACGCCGACGAACATTTCGACGAAGTCAGAACCCGAGATAGTGAAAAAGGGCACGCCGGCCTCGCCTGCAATCGCGCGGGCGAGCAGTGTCTTGCCGGTACCGGGCGAGCCGACCAGCAGCGCGCCCTTGGGAATCTGGCCGCCAAGCTTGGAGAAGCGATGCGGGTCCTTGAGGAACTCGACGATTTCCTCCAGCTCCTCGCGTGCTTCATCGATGCCCGCGACATCGTCGAAGGTCACCTTGCCCTGGCGTTCGGTAAGCAGCTTGGCCTTGGACTTGCCGAAGCCCATCGCGCCCCCAGCACCGCCGCCCTTCTGGACCTGGCGCAGGGCGAAGAAGGCAATGCCGAGGATCAGCAGGAACGGCAGCGTTTGGACGAGGATGTAGAGCAGCATGTTGCCCTCATCCGCATTCTTGCCCGAATAGCTGACGCCATTGTCTTCGAGCAGCTGCGGCAGCGACACGTCATTGGCTACCGGAACGGTCGAGAAAGCCTCGCCGCTCTTCAATTCGCCGACAATCTGCTTTTCGGAAATCTGGACCGACTTCACCGTTCCGGCGGCGACCTTGTCACGGAAATCGGAATAAAGGATCGGCGTGCCCGCAGACTGGCTGCCGCCAAAAACGGAGACGACCATCAGCAGGGCGAGGAAGATACCGCCCCAGATCATCAGGCTCTTCACCCATGGGTTGGGCCCATTGTTCTCGGGTCCGGGCTGGTTTTCGTCGCTCATGCGCACAAATCCTTTCGTGCCACCCAATGTAGGATAGCACCGGTGAATGGCAAGTTGACTGCGCCCGCGATATTTTCGCTCTCAGGCAGCGATACGTTCGATCAGCCAGAAGGCTCCGGTCACCCCTATCGCATAGGTTGCGATCCGCAGCATGGCTTGTTCGACAGTGGGAGCGAAGCGTTCGACGAGTGCCCTTAGGCCGAGGACGGCGGCTATGATGAGTAGCTGCCCCGTTTCGACGCCGAGATTGAAGCTCACCAATGCTGCCGGCACCTCCCCCTCGGGCAGGCCGATTTCGCGCAGGGCGCCAGCGAAACCGAAACCATGAAGCAGGCCGAAAACGAAGGCCACTACCCAGGGCAGTCGCCGTGCGAGCGTCTCGCGCTCCCCTTTCGCCAGTTCGACGGCAAGGAACACGATCGACAGGGCGATCAGCACCTCGACCGGGCGCTGCGGCAGGCCCGTCACGCCAAGGGTCACGGCGGCGAGGGTCAGCGAATGCGCCACGGTGAAAGCGGTGGCGGCCTTCACCACCGGCCACGGCCGTGCGACCAGCAGGACCAGCGCGATGACGAACAGCAGGTGATCCCACCCTTCGAGGATGTGGATCACCCCGATACGAAAATAGCTGCGCCACACCTGTGCGCTTTCCGGCTTCGCCGCGATCCGGGCAGTGGGCGCTTCGGTGGTGAGCCTGTAGACCTGAACCGGACGGCCCGCTGGCGCGATCCGCACGATCGCATCTGCGTTGCCGGCAAGCGCAGGCCAGCCGATCTCGCCACCCTCGACGTGCCCGGCACAAGCGACGTTCGCCCGACCGACCAGCGCGAGCGCCGCCAGGTCGCGGGCGGGTTGCCCTACCATGCGGCACCCTCGGGGAAGCGTCGGCACCAGAAGCTCGTCGTCGGCTGGGCTGGAGAGCGGCTGCTTCCAGCTCAGGCGCCACTGCTGACCGACAGACTGCTCGAACTGGATCGACACCGGGCGCAACTCGTCCGCCGCGGCAGGACCTGCGAAGAGAAGCAGGACAAGCAGCGCCGCCAGCCAACGCATCAGTCGACCCTTACGCGGTAGGCATCGCGGAGCACGCGATAGGCCCGTTCGCGCCGCTCCGCGATGGTCGCGTTGCGCCAGTCTGCCTCGACCCTGTCCCTGACCTCCGCGAGCGGCGGCACCTTGCCGGTTTCACGCGCGAGCAGGCGGACGAGATGCCAGCCGAATCCCGAAGGGATAGGCCCCTGCCACGTCTCCCCCGGCGAAAGCTGCGCGAGTGCCTCGGCGAACTGCTGGCCGAAGATGTCGCGAACTTCGCGTCTGTCCTTGGCATCGACGCTCGCCGGAAGGCTAATCGGGAAGCCGCGCGGGTTAGCTTGGGCTTTGGCATTACCGGCTGCTTCCTCGCTGGCGAAATACAGCTGGTCGAAACTTACCGTGCCATTGTCGACGAAGCGCTGCGGGTGATCCGCCAGCCACTTCTCCAGCGTCTTGTCACTCACGCTCTCGGTTTCGGCGCTGGCAGAGGCAAGCTCGTCCATCTTGGTCGAGAGGCGGCGCCGAACCACAGCGTCGTCGCGGTCGAGACCGAGCCGTAGAGCCTCGCGGTAGAGAACTTCCTCACGCACCCAGCGATCGATCAGCCCGTCCATTTCGGCATCGGTCGGAGAGCGCCCGACGGTGCGCTCGAAGCCAAGGGCGATCCCCGCCCGCTCGTCATCGCTTAGCGAAATGGTGCGGGAGGCAGGGTCGACCGGGTTACCGAACCACACAAGGCCGATGTAGATGGCCGCGCCCGCCAGCAGGAAATGAACCAGCGGTTCGCGCAGCAGCCTTCGTATCACGTACCCTCCATGATCGGCGGGGCGTCACCGACCTGCTTCGGCGTTGCAGGGCGCAACCAGACGGGCGAACTGTAGGCACGTTCCTGCGCGACTGCCGACGCCATCGCGTCCTTCGACAGCTTAATGCCAAAGCGCTTGGCATCGAACAGGATCCAGCGCGGCGTCGGGATTTCGAGGACGCGAACGTAGTAGAATGCCCTCTGCCCCGCGCGATAGTCCGGGTCGGTCCAGGTCGCACGCAGTTCGGCAGCACCGATCGCGTTCTGGTAGCTCGCCTCAGCGCGATTGACCGTGTCGCCAACCAGCGGGATCTTGCCACCGACCCTGGCGCGCTTGCCGTCCATGTCCGACCAGGCGACGTCGTAGATCT
This genomic window contains:
- a CDS encoding UPF0262 family protein produces the protein MTDSTNSSGDHRIAHIELDEETIIWRNADIEQERRIAIFDLIEENTFKPLRSVERGETGPYNLRLAVRDGRLLMTISDTEDRLLEELLLGLARFRRPIREYFAICDSYYQAIRKATPMEIETIDMARRGVHNRAAELLLERLEDKVETDFATARRLFTLICVLHIKG
- a CDS encoding replicative DNA helicase; translated protein: MADTDLLFPADDSTADKAAKGVQLPANLEAEAAYLGAVLIDNRVIEELTTPLMVEHFHEPVHQRIYERILKLIERNSVATPVTLKPYFESDEALKQLGGTTYLAQLTADGQGLLHPRELAEQIYDLALLRQLVTVGRNLVEGALDTSDEVEPLKKIEQAEADLYRVAEGATTGSEAQSFRTAAFGALQVVQAAMNSGGRFSGKTTGLDTINDKTSGLHNSDLVILAGRPAMGKTSLATNIAFNAASRLMRDLRDGIDRADSPGAGVAFFSLEMSADQLATRILAEQAEISSEKLRSGKLSRDEFQRLSFASQELTDLPLYIDDTPALTIGALRTRARRLKRRHDIGLVVVDYLQLLQGSGRASDNRVNEISEISRGLKTLAKELHVPVIALSQLSRQVESREDKRPQLSDLRESGSIEQDADMVWFIYRAEYYHNALKPDTPDETSSEDVRMKYAEWEAKHLELVNKATLIVAKQRHGSTGNVPLLFHSEYTKFSSPDIRYTDDYE
- a CDS encoding phospholipase D-like domain-containing protein codes for the protein MGESETTPATAPYADPPPFAVEAQGQSLTFYPAGADRREALMEIVASAKERLDICFYIFAEDRVSAELRDALAAAARRGVAVTLIIDRFGASASDAFLQPLVDAGGRFFCFSPRIGLRYLIRNHQKMVIADGKRALFGGFNIEDSYFAPPEENGWNDLAIGIEGDAVGGLTDWFERLADWTDDKDAHFRAIRETVGKWEWTAPEGHARWLVGGPTRGLSSWARSVTRDLVDGEKLDIFMAYFSPPYTLLRRIARVARKGHTRLLMAAKSDNGATLGATRSLYSYLLKRGAKIWEFSPCKLHTKLLVLDDAVYMGSANFDMRSLYLNLEIMLRIEDRVLADTLREYIGRQIAASEEITPELHRQRRTVFNRVRWWMGWVLVSVIDYTVTRRLNLGI
- the rpoZ gene encoding DNA-directed RNA polymerase subunit omega yields the protein MARVTVEDCVDKVPNRFDLVLLAAQRAREISGGAELTVDRDRDKNPVVALREIAEQTIKPKDLQEAAVTNLQKILPDDDDEMDEVGSLSQSAEALRITASAPTRSTSIGGDYDG
- a CDS encoding sterol desaturase family protein, which produces MAAPDDTAQLLAFLAMAGVFGIFAAIEFVSPARPTVRGHRWVTNLALFAIDTIAVRLLVPLLMVGAAALAAERGWGLLNLVGLPDWAGIAMAVIALDMALYWQHRATHRVPLLWRLHKVHHSDPQFDVTTAARFHPLEIVASMLYKMAVVVALGLPALGVFVFETVFNIATLFTHANFALPKAVEGSARTVLVTPGMHRIHHSALQRETDSNYGTLLSGWDRLFGTYTDRAASGPDAITIGLDEYQDVRPHRLGWTLLLPFRK
- a CDS encoding DUF3667 domain-containing protein, whose translation is MSDFGEALGTAIEGGLFSKAVSRKEGGSPGEPALEKGHFAEGSCLNCGTQLIGAHCHECGQKAHLHRTMGAFMHDLLHGALHFEGKTWKTLPMLFFKPGELTRRYVEGERARFVSPMALFLFSIFLMFAVFQAVGLSAPTEIHTSDALKADLEHVYTEAKTKTVEQRERVAKMAPDNERYADAKARLDKYEEELADLEKARSLVVDTKVASGVKVNGIGVPWIDKGLEKWKSNPGLMLYKLQSNSYKFSWLLIPLSIPFMSLLFLWRRKYRAYDHAIFVTYSIAFMSLLFIIISVLVKMGAPEWTWGILVGFVPPLHIYKQLRGAYGLSRFSAFWRLCVLSIFVMIVLSLFLQLLLVIGVF
- the ftsH gene encoding ATP-dependent zinc metalloprotease FtsH — encoded protein: MSDENQPGPENNGPNPWVKSLMIWGGIFLALLMVVSVFGGSQSAGTPILYSDFRDKVAAGTVKSVQISEKQIVGELKSGEAFSTVPVANDVSLPQLLEDNGVSYSGKNADEGNMLLYILVQTLPFLLILGIAFFALRQVQKGGGAGGAMGFGKSKAKLLTERQGKVTFDDVAGIDEAREELEEIVEFLKDPHRFSKLGGQIPKGALLVGSPGTGKTLLARAIAGEAGVPFFTISGSDFVEMFVGVGASRVRDMFEQAKKNAPCIVFIDEIDAVGRHRGHGLGNSNDEREQTLNQLLVEMDGFEANEGIIIIAATNRPDVLDPALLRPGRFDRQVVVPVPDIDGREKILAVHMKKVPLAPDVNPRTIARGTPGFSGADLANLVNEAALLAARRNKRLVAMQEFEDAKDKVMMGAERRSMVMTEDEKKMTAYHEAGHALVSINEPASDPIHKATIIPRGRALGMVMRLPERDNYSYHRDKMHANLAVAMGGRVAEEIIFGHDKVSSGASGDIQYATDLARNMVTKWGMSDKLGPLQYEASQEGYLGMGSTQRTMAGADTNKLIDSEIKDLVEGGLKRAQDILSSQEDKLHLLAQALLEYETLTGEEIDQLMKDGKIDRPDAPRGPVSVKPASAVAVPKAGRKFGGEGTPQGA
- a CDS encoding HupE/UreJ family protein, whose protein sequence is MRWLAALLVLLLFAGPAAADELRPVSIQFEQSVGQQWRLSWKQPLSSPADDELLVPTLPRGCRMVGQPARDLAALALVGRANVACAGHVEGGEIGWPALAGNADAIVRIAPAGRPVQVYRLTTEAPTARIAAKPESAQVWRSYFRIGVIHILEGWDHLLFVIALVLLVARPWPVVKAATAFTVAHSLTLAAVTLGVTGLPQRPVEVLIALSIVFLAVELAKGERETLARRLPWVVAFVFGLLHGFGFAGALREIGLPEGEVPAALVSFNLGVETGQLLIIAAVLGLRALVERFAPTVEQAMLRIATYAIGVTGAFWLIERIAA
- a CDS encoding peptidyl-prolyl cis-trans isomerase, which codes for MIRRLLREPLVHFLLAGAAIYIGLVWFGNPVDPASRTISLSDDERAGIALGFERTVGRSPTDAEMDGLIDRWVREEVLYREALRLGLDRDDAVVRRRLSTKMDELASASAETESVSDKTLEKWLADHPQRFVDNGTVSFDQLYFASEEAAGNAKAQANPRGFPISLPASVDAKDRREVRDIFGQQFAEALAQLSPGETWQGPIPSGFGWHLVRLLARETGKVPPLAEVRDRVEADWRNATIAERRERAYRVLRDAYRVRVD